The Cytobacillus oceanisediminis genomic interval AAAGAGGTTTATTTATATCAAAGGAATGATATTTTATATGTAAGGAGGGGTTTGATGAAATCAGAAGTTTTTCTCACGATTTTAGCTACAAGTGATGTCCATGGACATGTTTATCCATATTACTATGGAACTGGTGAGCACGCTGATCATGGGCTGGGCAAGCTTGCAGCAATAATAAAGAAAGAAAAGGAACAATCTGAGATCTCCATTCTTATTGATAACGGTGATCTGATCCAGGGAACTCCTCTAACTTATTATTATTCCAGATACTTAAATAACCAAAAAAATCCCATGATTCAAATATTAAATGAACTTGAATACGATGCAGCTGTAATCGGAAACCATGAATTCAACTATGGAAAGAACATACTTGCAAGAGCTGTCAGTGAGTCCAATTTCCCATGGCTGTCAGCCAATATATTATTCAATTCAACAAAGGAAACGTATTTCGGGCTCCCCTATAAAATAAAATCTTTTCCAAATGGTTTGAAAGCAGCGGTAGTAGGTGTCACAACCCAATATATTCCCAATTGGGAGAAAAGGCAGCATATTGAACATCTTGTTTTTGAATCTGCGGTGATCAGCTTAAAAAGGTGGGTTTCATATATTCAGGAGGAAGAGAAACCAGATTTGATTATTGTCTCTTATCATGGAGGCTTTGAAAGGGATATCAGAACAGGTGAAGAGACGGAAGAACAAACTGGAGAAAATGAAGCATATCGGATCTGTACAGAAGTTCCTGGAATCGATGTGCTGATTACCGGGCATCAGCACCGTTTTATTAAAGGAGAACAAGTAAATGGTGTGGCTGTTGTTCAGCCGGGATTTAATGGCCAAGCGCTTGCAAAGGTTACCGTTAAATTCAGAAAGAAACACAATGATTGGCTGATTGATGAAAAACACTCTGCCTTAATTTATCCCGACGGAATGCCGCCTGATAATGAGGTTCTGCAGCTGGCCGGGTATTATGAATCCAAAACCCAGAAATGGCTGGATACAGTGATCGGTGAAATGGATGGGGATATGCTGATTGATGATATATTTGAGGCGCGTACAGGGGAGCACCCACTGATTGAATTCATAAATAAAGTGCAGATGGAAGCGTCAGGTGCTGATATTTCTTGTACTGCCTTATTTCATGAGGGTGCACCCGGATTAAAGTCTAAAGTAACGATGAGAGAAATTGTTTCTAACTATATTTATCCAAATTCATTATGTGTTCTCAGAGTTACAGGAAAGGACATTAAAGATGCTTTGGAGCGGTCAGCAGCTTATTTTAAATTGAGTAGTGATGGAAAAATTATAGTGAATCCTGATTTTTCATATCCAAAGCCACAGCATTATAATTACGATATGTGGGAAGGTATTGAGTATAAAATAGATGTTTCACGACAAAAGGGCAGCCGGATCACAAAGCTTCTATATAAAGGGCATCCAATCAGGGAAGATGGCGAGTATCATGTAGTAATGAACAATTACCGTGCTGCCGGCGGGGGAGGCTACAATATGTTCAAGGATAAGCCGGTGGTGAAAGAAATTTTAACCGATATGACCGAATTGATTGCCGACTATTTTATTGAAAAGAAAAAGGTAATTCCAACTCTTAATCACAATTGGGAGGTTGTAGCGGGCAAATGATCCGGATGTGTTAAATTGACAGCTTTCTTCCTGTTTTCTATAATGATTGAGAATTGAATTTATGTAAACGCCACTAATTAAAAGGTAAAGGGATTGGATAAAATGGAGTCTGAACAAATTGACCAATCGTTGAAATTGTTTATTGTCCTGTCCAGGGCATATAGGGCAATAAATGAAAACGTAAATAAACTAATACAAACTTATGGAGTGAATCCAACTGAATTTGCTGTTCTGGAACTGCTTTACCATAAGGGTGACCAGCCTTTGCAGCAGATCGGCGGGAAAATACTATTGGCCAGCGGAAGCATCACATATGTAGTGGACAAGCTAGAGCAGAAAGGCTTGTTAAAAAGGGTCGCATGCCCGAATGACAGAAGAGTTACCTTTGCGCAAATAACAGATAAGGGAAAAGACTTTATCGAAAATATATTCCCTGATCATGAAAAGCATATCCATTCATTAATGTCCGAGCTTACTCCAGAAGAAAAAGGTACGGCCATTGAGTTATTAAAGAAGCTTGGACTGTCTATCTCCAATGAAAAAAATGCGTACAATAATTAAAACAGCCTTGACCGGCTGTTTTTTATTTTGTGCTTTATAAGATATGTTCAGGGGAGGAATTAACCAAATATTGTCGAAATAGTTTAATGGTTTGATTAAAATCGATTTACATATACACGAGGGGGCAATAATGTGAGATTTGAAGACTATACATATGTTCGTCCGGATCTTGAAAAAGTAAAGGGGAAATTCGAAGCAGCGCTTGAGAAATTTGAAAATGCTGCTTCTGCAGAACAGCAAAATCGAGCTATGAAAGAAATCAATGATATTCGCAATGAAGTCGGCACGATGTTCAACCTTTGCTATATCCGTCATTCAGTTGATACGAATGATGAATTTTACAAAGCAGAGCAGGATTATATGGATGAGATTCAGCCTGAAGTAGAAGGGTTTGTTACAAAGTATTATCAGGCTTTGGTTAATTCCAGGTTCAGGGCAGAGCTTGAAGAAAAATGGGGGAATCAGCTGTTTGCGCTTGCAGAAGCACAATTGAAGGTGTTCTCCCCAGAGATTGTTCCGCTTTTGCAAAAAGAAAATAAGCTTTCATCAGAGTATACTAAATTAATTGCCTCAGCCAAGATTGATTTTGAAGGTGAAGAACGCACTCTTGCCCAATTGGAGCCATTTACTGAATCTACGGATCGCGAAATGCGAAAAAAAGCAAGCGAAGCACGCTTTGGTTTCCTGGCAGATAATGAGAATGAGCTGGACCGTATTTATGATGAGCTTGTCAAGGTTAGAACAGAGATTGCCCATAAACTTGGATATGCGAATTTTGTTGAACTGGCTTATTTCCGCATGTACCGAACAGATTATAACGCGGAGATGGTTGCAAATTTCCGCAAGCAGGTGAAGGATTTCATCGTTCCAATCGCCACAAGGCTAAAGGAAAGGCAAAGAGAGCGGATTGGCGTTGACAAGCTGAAATTTTACGATGAAGGATTTGAATTTAAAACAGGAAATGCTGTACCGAAAGGCGATCCGGGATGGATTATTGAAAACGGACAAAAAATGTATGACGAGCTTTCCAGAGAAACCAGTGAATTTTTCTCTTATATGAGAGAAAATAATCTAATGGACCTGGTAGCCAAAAAGGGAAAAGCAGGGGGCGGCTATTGCACTTATATTGAAGACTATAAATCCCCATTCATTTTCTCTAACTTCAATGGAACTTCAGGAGATATTGATGTTCTTACCCATGAAGCAGGCCATGCATTCCAGGTGTATTCAAGCAGCCATTTTGAGATACCTGAATATAACTGGCCAACCTATGAAGCTGCTGAAATTCATTCCATGAGTATGGAGTTTTTCACTTGGCCATGGATGGAGGGCTTCTTTAAAGATGATACCGAGAAATACAAGTTTTCTCATTTGAGCGGAGGACTGCTATTCTTGCCTTATGGAGTATCAGTTGATGAATTCCAGCATTGGGTATATGAAAACCCGGAAGCATCACCTCAGGAAAGAAAACAGGCATGGAGAGAAATTGAGAAGAAATACCTGCCGCATAAAGATTATGATGGCAATGAGTATTTAGAGAACGGCGGATTCTGGCAGAGGCAGGGCCATATCTACAATTCACCTTTCTATTATATCGATTATACATTGGCACAGATTTGTGCATTTCAATTCTGGAAACGGTCCCGGGAGAATCAGGAAGCGGCATGGAAGGATTATTTGAAACTGTGCCAGCTTGGCGGCAGCAAGCCTTTCACAGGTCTTGTTAAAGATGCCGGATTGATTTCTCCTTTTGAAGAGGGCTGTGTCGAGTCTGTTATCGGAGAAATTGAAAACTGGCTGAATTCCGTGGATGATAAGAGTTTATAAAAATATAAGAAAGAGCCGGAAATTAATCCGGCTCTTTTCAATGCTTATTGGGGCAGGGGCTTAATGACAATTATTTCGTTTTCGAGATCGGCCTGCAATTGGCTATTTCCGCCATGATCAATGATGAAATCAGCAATCTTGTCTTCAAGTTCATCCTGGATGATCCTTCTTAATGGCCGTGCGCCAAAAGCAGGATGATATCCATCTGCTGCTAATTTCTCCTTGGCTTCCTGGGTAACAGTCAATTCAATATCCTGTTCATTTAATGTTTCCTGAAGCTCATTAAGCATTAAGTCGACAATTTTCAATAAATGCTCTTTTTCCAAAGCTTTAAACTCAATAATGCTATCAAAGCGGTTCAGGAATTCCGGCTTAAAGAAGCTGCCGAGCGATTCAAGAATGTTTGACTCCATGACGGCGTCAGCTGCGCCAAAACCAACATGGATTTCCTTTTGCCCAGCTCCTGCATTGCTTGTCATGATAATGACTGTATCTTTAAAGCTGACAGTGCGGCCCTGGCTATCTGTCAGGCGTCCATCTTCCAGTATTTGAAGGAACATGTGCTGTACATCTGGATGTGCTTTTTCTATCTCATCAAGCAGAATGATGCTGTATGGGTTTCTGCGTACCTTCTCAGTAAGCTGTCCGGCTTCTTCATGACCCACATATCCTGGAGGGGAACCGATAATTTTTGATACGCTGTGTTTTTCCATATATTCACTCATATCAAGCCTGATCATGCTGTCTTTTGAGCCGAATAGCTCTTGGGCAAGTGTTTTGGTCAGCTCAGTCTTGCCGACGCCTGTTGGCCCGACAAATAGAAAAGAGCCAATTGGGCGGTACTTTGATTTAAGTCCTGCACGGCTTCGGCGAATTGCCTTTGCAACTTTCCTCACGGCTTCCGCCTGTCCAATTACTTTTTCTGCAAGACTTTCCTCAAGGTTCTGCATTTTTTCCTGCTCATCTTCTGCTAATTTGCCGACAGGAATCCCAGTTTTCTTTTCGATAATCTCCTGAATATGGCTAACTTCAATAACTGGCCGTTCAGCCTTGTTGTCCCCGTTTAGTGCCTGCTGGAGCTTTAGTTCCTCTTCACGGAGTTTTGCAGCCTCTTCATATTTTTCTTCTTTTAAAACAAGTTCTTTTTGCCTGCTGATTACTTTCAGCTGTTTTTCAATATCTTCTGCTGGTATATATCCTGATTGAAGATTCATTTTAGAACCTGCTTCATCCATTAAATCAATGGCTTTGTCAGGAAGGAACCGGTCCTGAATATAGCGGCTTGACAGCTGCACACATGCTTTAATGGCATCTTCAGTAAAAGAAACATCATGGTAATCTTCGTATTTTTGTTTCAGTCCCATCAAGATTTCAATTGCCTCATTTGCAGCAGGCTCTTCTATTTGAACAGGCTGGAATCTGCGTTCCAATGCAGGATCTTTTTCAATTTGGCGGTATTCTTTTAATGTAGTGGCTCCGACCACTTGAAGCTCTCCCCGTGCAAGGGCGGGCTTTAGAATATTGCCTGCATCCATTGATCCTTCGGCTGAGCCTGCTCCAACAAGCAAATGAATTTCATCTATAAAGAGAATAATATTCTTCCGTGTCTGAAGCTCCGAGATCAGCTGCTTCATGCGTTCTTCGAATTGGCCGCGGATGCCTGTGTTTGCAACCAGGGATGCCACATCCAGCAAATAGACTTCTTTATTTTGAAGTTTCTTTGGTGCATTTCCCTCGGCAATCTTAATGGCTAGCCCTTCGGCAATAGCTGTTTTACCTACTCCTGGTTCACCGATTAAGACCGGATTATTTTTGCTTCTTCTATTTAATATTTCAATCATACGATTTATTTCTTCATCCCGTCCGATGACTGGGTCAATTAAACCGGCTTTGGCAAGCTGTGTAAGATTTCGTCCGAATTGATCGATAAATCCGCCATTGCCATGATTGTGTCCCGGCGCTTCTTTTAGACCATAGTTTTCATTTCCTTGAGAGGCAGCCATCTTCTTGAATAAATCCTCTAAAGGCATTTGGCCAAAACCTGAAAAACCACTCAAAGCAGGCCCAAAGGAAGTAAGGCTATGTTGCTTTTCAGTTTGATAACAGCTATGGCAAAGGTTTAGATTTCGTTCACTTCCATTCAATTTCAGTCTTAATTGTACATTTGCTTGTTTTGTTTGACATTTTTGACAAAGCATTTTGCATACCTCCATTAAAAGTTTGGTCTGACTTTGACTATATTTGACTTTATACCTGCATTATAATTTGACCTTCTTTGACTTTCAAGTATTTTGTTTTGGTATTTTTACCCATAACTGAAGTTTAGCCTTATTGCAAAAAGCTCGTCTTTGTTTGTACTAGCCTACATATATTGGAAAGGAAGGAGGAGATTAAGTGAAGACGAATTGGGGGGCAGCTTTCCAGATCGCTGCCGTTTATGTGGGAACCGTGGTGGGAGCGGGCTTTGCCACTGGCAGGGAGATTGTGGAGTTTTTTTCCCGATTTGGTTTTATCGGTTTAATTGGGATTATAATGAGCGGCTATATCTTTATTTTTCTCGGCTCCAAATTAATGAGAATCTCTGCACGAATAAAGGCCGCATCTTATCAGGAATTAAATGAATATTTATTTGGAAGATTTTTTGGTTCTGCCATTAATATATTGATGCTGTTTATGCTGCTGGGAGTTTGCGCCGTCATGCTGTCAGGAGCAGGAGCAGTGTTTGAAGAACAGATCGGCATCAGCAAGACTGCAGGATTGCTCATAACGATAGGGTTAACAATTATTACAATGATAGTGGGCATTCGCGGATTATTCGCTGTGAATACGTTTGTTGTTCCGATGATGATTGCATTTAGCTTTATTTTATTGTTCATAAGCATGAAGCTTCCTAATTTTGCAGAACAGGTCCTATTTATCCCATATGCTGAAGATGGATGGAAAGCGGTTGTGGCTCCGTTCTCTTATACGGCTCTGAATTTGACATTGGCACAAGCAGTATTAGTGCCTGTGGCTTCAGAAATAAATGATGATCGGACAATAAAGTGGGGTGGATATCTTGGAGGTGCCGCATTGACCCTCATCCTGCTTTCCAGCCATTTGACACTGATGATGCTCCCAAATCTGGAGGCTTTTGATATCCCAATGGCTGCAATTGTTAAGACATTGGCATCATCTTTCTATTGGATATTTGTTTTTGTCATCTATGGTGAAATTTTCACTTCTGTTATTGGGAATGTGTTTGGGAT includes:
- a CDS encoding bifunctional metallophosphatase/5'-nucleotidase, producing the protein MKSEVFLTILATSDVHGHVYPYYYGTGEHADHGLGKLAAIIKKEKEQSEISILIDNGDLIQGTPLTYYYSRYLNNQKNPMIQILNELEYDAAVIGNHEFNYGKNILARAVSESNFPWLSANILFNSTKETYFGLPYKIKSFPNGLKAAVVGVTTQYIPNWEKRQHIEHLVFESAVISLKRWVSYIQEEEKPDLIIVSYHGGFERDIRTGEETEEQTGENEAYRICTEVPGIDVLITGHQHRFIKGEQVNGVAVVQPGFNGQALAKVTVKFRKKHNDWLIDEKHSALIYPDGMPPDNEVLQLAGYYESKTQKWLDTVIGEMDGDMLIDDIFEARTGEHPLIEFINKVQMEASGADISCTALFHEGAPGLKSKVTMREIVSNYIYPNSLCVLRVTGKDIKDALERSAAYFKLSSDGKIIVNPDFSYPKPQHYNYDMWEGIEYKIDVSRQKGSRITKLLYKGHPIREDGEYHVVMNNYRAAGGGGYNMFKDKPVVKEILTDMTELIADYFIEKKKVIPTLNHNWEVVAGK
- a CDS encoding MarR family winged helix-turn-helix transcriptional regulator; its protein translation is MESEQIDQSLKLFIVLSRAYRAINENVNKLIQTYGVNPTEFAVLELLYHKGDQPLQQIGGKILLASGSITYVVDKLEQKGLLKRVACPNDRRVTFAQITDKGKDFIENIFPDHEKHIHSLMSELTPEEKGTAIELLKKLGLSISNEKNAYNN
- a CDS encoding YkvI family membrane protein; the encoded protein is MKTNWGAAFQIAAVYVGTVVGAGFATGREIVEFFSRFGFIGLIGIIMSGYIFIFLGSKLMRISARIKAASYQELNEYLFGRFFGSAINILMLFMLLGVCAVMLSGAGAVFEEQIGISKTAGLLITIGLTIITMIVGIRGLFAVNTFVVPMMIAFSFILLFISMKLPNFAEQVLFIPYAEDGWKAVVAPFSYTALNLTLAQAVLVPVASEINDDRTIKWGGYLGGAALTLILLSSHLTLMMLPNLEAFDIPMAAIVKTLASSFYWIFVFVIYGEIFTSVIGNVFGIERQVKKYVSVPSIIIVGFIFVVCYFISLINYGTLLSYLYPVFGYVSLTFIILLWMKPFDDGSKGKKA
- a CDS encoding ATP-dependent Clp protease ATP-binding subunit encodes the protein MLCQKCQTKQANVQLRLKLNGSERNLNLCHSCYQTEKQHSLTSFGPALSGFSGFGQMPLEDLFKKMAASQGNENYGLKEAPGHNHGNGGFIDQFGRNLTQLAKAGLIDPVIGRDEEINRMIEILNRRSKNNPVLIGEPGVGKTAIAEGLAIKIAEGNAPKKLQNKEVYLLDVASLVANTGIRGQFEERMKQLISELQTRKNIILFIDEIHLLVGAGSAEGSMDAGNILKPALARGELQVVGATTLKEYRQIEKDPALERRFQPVQIEEPAANEAIEILMGLKQKYEDYHDVSFTEDAIKACVQLSSRYIQDRFLPDKAIDLMDEAGSKMNLQSGYIPAEDIEKQLKVISRQKELVLKEEKYEEAAKLREEELKLQQALNGDNKAERPVIEVSHIQEIIEKKTGIPVGKLAEDEQEKMQNLEESLAEKVIGQAEAVRKVAKAIRRSRAGLKSKYRPIGSFLFVGPTGVGKTELTKTLAQELFGSKDSMIRLDMSEYMEKHSVSKIIGSPPGYVGHEEAGQLTEKVRRNPYSIILLDEIEKAHPDVQHMFLQILEDGRLTDSQGRTVSFKDTVIIMTSNAGAGQKEIHVGFGAADAVMESNILESLGSFFKPEFLNRFDSIIEFKALEKEHLLKIVDLMLNELQETLNEQDIELTVTQEAKEKLAADGYHPAFGARPLRRIIQDELEDKIADFIIDHGGNSQLQADLENEIIVIKPLPQ
- a CDS encoding M3 family oligoendopeptidase, producing the protein MRFEDYTYVRPDLEKVKGKFEAALEKFENAASAEQQNRAMKEINDIRNEVGTMFNLCYIRHSVDTNDEFYKAEQDYMDEIQPEVEGFVTKYYQALVNSRFRAELEEKWGNQLFALAEAQLKVFSPEIVPLLQKENKLSSEYTKLIASAKIDFEGEERTLAQLEPFTESTDREMRKKASEARFGFLADNENELDRIYDELVKVRTEIAHKLGYANFVELAYFRMYRTDYNAEMVANFRKQVKDFIVPIATRLKERQRERIGVDKLKFYDEGFEFKTGNAVPKGDPGWIIENGQKMYDELSRETSEFFSYMRENNLMDLVAKKGKAGGGYCTYIEDYKSPFIFSNFNGTSGDIDVLTHEAGHAFQVYSSSHFEIPEYNWPTYEAAEIHSMSMEFFTWPWMEGFFKDDTEKYKFSHLSGGLLFLPYGVSVDEFQHWVYENPEASPQERKQAWREIEKKYLPHKDYDGNEYLENGGFWQRQGHIYNSPFYYIDYTLAQICAFQFWKRSRENQEAAWKDYLKLCQLGGSKPFTGLVKDAGLISPFEEGCVESVIGEIENWLNSVDDKSL